Proteins encoded in a region of the Sphingomonas sp. HMP9 genome:
- a CDS encoding SDR family oxidoreductase → MTDTTRRTFVTGAAITAGAIAATAANAATQSGGNTAATTPAATAYPKPPYPVQRQPWPGLASKMTPRPDHGETSYKGSGKLAGKKALITGGDSGIGRAAAIAYAREGADVAINYLPAEEPDAREVVALIRAEGRKAVAIPGDLRDERFCRRLVQQASEQLGGLDILINNAARQQTRPGIADISSQDFDDTMKTNVYAPFWLTKAALERMSAGAVIVNTSSEQAGNPSPDIVDYALTRAAVLNFTKSMAKQLASRGIRVNAVAPGPFWTPLQVSGGATPEKLRSFGGDSPMARAGQPAEIAALYVAAADPSLSYSTGQIFGSTGGNGQPA, encoded by the coding sequence ATGACCGATACCACACGCCGCACATTCGTGACGGGGGCAGCCATTACCGCGGGTGCCATCGCCGCGACCGCTGCAAACGCCGCGACGCAAAGCGGTGGGAATACCGCCGCGACGACACCGGCCGCTACAGCCTATCCCAAGCCCCCCTACCCCGTACAGCGCCAGCCATGGCCCGGTCTTGCGTCGAAGATGACACCACGTCCGGACCACGGCGAGACAAGCTACAAGGGCTCGGGCAAGCTGGCGGGCAAGAAGGCGCTGATAACCGGTGGAGACAGTGGCATTGGGCGCGCTGCGGCCATCGCGTATGCGCGTGAGGGAGCAGACGTCGCGATCAACTATTTGCCCGCCGAAGAACCCGACGCTCGCGAAGTCGTCGCGCTGATCCGGGCCGAGGGACGCAAGGCAGTCGCCATTCCCGGCGATCTGCGCGATGAACGCTTTTGCCGGCGGCTGGTGCAGCAGGCGAGCGAACAGCTTGGCGGGCTCGATATCCTGATCAACAACGCGGCGCGTCAGCAGACGCGTCCAGGTATCGCCGATATCTCGAGCCAAGATTTCGACGATACGATGAAGACCAATGTCTACGCGCCGTTCTGGCTGACGAAGGCGGCACTCGAACGGATGAGCGCGGGCGCGGTAATCGTCAACACGTCCTCCGAACAGGCTGGCAACCCTTCGCCCGACATCGTCGACTATGCGCTGACGCGTGCCGCGGTGCTGAACTTCACCAAGAGCATGGCCAAGCAGCTCGCGAGCCGCGGTATCCGCGTGAACGCCGTTGCGCCGGGTCCGTTCTGGACTCCCCTGCAGGTCAGCGGCGGGGCAACGCCCGAGAAGTTGCGAAGCTTCGGTGGAGATTCGCCGATGGCGCGAGCAGGCCAGCCGGCGGAGATTGCCGCACTCTACGTTGCCGCAGCCGATCCATCATTGAGTTATTCTACGGGCCAGATTTTCGGATCGACCGGCGGGAATGGGCAGCCGGCATAA